The following proteins come from a genomic window of Micromonospora echinofusca:
- a CDS encoding nucleotidyl transferase family protein, with product MIVRGLRNTTDLQSEYQLAAMNESLGVPTVFLPAQPELVTVSSTAVRRLRN from the coding sequence GTGATCGTCCGCGGCTTGCGGAACACCACCGACCTGCAGAGCGAGTACCAGCTCGCCGCGATGAACGAGTCGCTCGGTGTCCCCACGGTGTTCCTGCCCGCGCAGCCCGAACTGGTCACGGTGTCTTCGACTGCGGTGCGCAGGCTCAGGAATTGA
- a CDS encoding alpha/beta hydrolase family protein — translation MPADPRDVLSRPTAAPDVTVSYGDHPDQVADLRAPAGSGPARRLVVVVHGGFWRAEYDRRHTDPLAVGLAALGHPVAQVEYRRTGQPGGGWPATLTDVLTGVKELPRLAAEALPGRVAAGPPLLVGHSAGGHLALYVATTAPAAVGGVLALAPVSNLAEAYRLDLDEGAVAALLGGGPVEHPERYAEADPRLSVPTPTRTVVAHGALDQQVPIAMSREFVAAGRASGGDIALLELPECEHFGLIDPESAAWPQITAAFRSLQEDR, via the coding sequence ATGCCCGCCGACCCCCGCGACGTGCTCAGCCGGCCCACCGCGGCCCCCGACGTCACCGTCTCCTACGGCGACCATCCGGACCAGGTCGCCGACCTGCGTGCTCCCGCCGGGTCGGGCCCGGCCCGACGGCTGGTCGTGGTGGTGCACGGCGGCTTCTGGCGGGCCGAGTACGACCGCCGGCACACCGACCCGCTGGCCGTCGGGCTGGCCGCGCTGGGCCACCCGGTGGCCCAGGTGGAGTACCGGCGGACGGGGCAGCCGGGCGGCGGCTGGCCGGCGACGCTGACCGACGTGCTGACCGGCGTCAAGGAGCTGCCCCGGCTCGCGGCCGAGGCGCTGCCCGGCCGCGTCGCCGCCGGGCCGCCGCTGCTGGTGGGCCACTCGGCCGGGGGACACCTGGCGTTGTACGTGGCCACGACCGCCCCGGCCGCCGTCGGCGGCGTACTGGCGCTGGCCCCGGTGTCGAACCTCGCGGAGGCGTACCGGCTGGATCTGGACGAGGGGGCGGTGGCCGCGCTGCTCGGCGGCGGACCGGTGGAGCACCCCGAGCGGTACGCCGAGGCGGATCCACGATTGTCGGTGCCAACACCAACACGCACAGTAGTCGCGCATGGCGCACTGGATCAGCAGGTGCCCATCGCGATGAGCCGGGAGTTCGTGGCGGCCGGCCGCGCCTCGGGTGGCGATATCGCCCTTCTTGAGCTGCCAGAATGCGAGCATTTCGGGCTCATCGATCCGGAGTCGGCGGCATGGCCGCAGATCACGGCTGCTTTCCGATCCCTCCAGGAAGATCGTTAG
- a CDS encoding T3SS (YopN, CesT) and YbjN peptide-binding chaperone 1: protein MTADHPSAPGGDSPGILPAHHEPILLDEPSTADLRAKVTQAWHEFARALAGRLAALPTGTHVELTLDPTASGTGDAVYSVSIDVREEGQLAARAVGNATLPEGYRLDRAAVADMIALGWSPPGVVPGSGEYFGLDSGTAEATRLAALLTRTLRDVYGAPHPAFLVYLIHDAEGEALPVEPLGTARSEFGPDRNVEADLDEALATAAAAQAPEHDAAALAEQVRTVVSTMLKSEPDRLQVDSDGDINIRAGSAMVFVRVRDNPPLVDVFSPVLTEVEPTERLYVKLSELTNRMPIGRLYCADDTVWASIPVFGRNFQATHLMLAVQVMTGLADELDDRLHGEFGGKRFFGEGDKPVKRDQGEHRTGMYL from the coding sequence ATGACGGCAGACCACCCCTCGGCGCCGGGCGGCGACTCGCCCGGCATCCTGCCGGCGCACCACGAGCCGATCCTGCTCGACGAGCCCAGCACGGCCGACCTGCGGGCCAAGGTCACCCAGGCCTGGCACGAGTTCGCCCGCGCGCTGGCCGGGCGGTTGGCGGCGCTGCCCACGGGCACGCACGTGGAGCTGACCCTCGACCCGACGGCCTCCGGCACCGGCGACGCGGTCTACTCGGTCAGCATCGACGTGCGCGAGGAGGGCCAGCTGGCCGCCCGCGCGGTCGGCAACGCGACCCTGCCGGAGGGCTACCGGCTCGACCGGGCCGCCGTGGCGGACATGATCGCGCTCGGCTGGTCGCCGCCCGGCGTGGTGCCGGGCTCCGGGGAGTACTTCGGGCTGGACAGCGGCACCGCCGAGGCCACCCGGCTGGCGGCCCTGCTCACCCGCACGCTGCGCGACGTCTACGGCGCCCCGCACCCCGCCTTCCTCGTCTACCTCATCCACGACGCCGAGGGCGAAGCGCTGCCGGTGGAGCCGCTGGGCACCGCGCGCAGCGAGTTCGGCCCCGACCGCAACGTGGAGGCCGACCTGGACGAGGCGCTCGCGACGGCCGCCGCCGCCCAGGCGCCCGAGCACGACGCGGCCGCGCTCGCCGAGCAGGTCCGCACCGTCGTCTCGACCATGCTCAAGTCGGAGCCGGACCGGTTGCAGGTCGACTCCGACGGCGACATCAACATCCGCGCCGGTTCGGCGATGGTCTTCGTCCGGGTCCGGGACAACCCGCCGCTGGTGGACGTCTTCTCCCCGGTGCTCACCGAGGTCGAGCCGACCGAGCGGCTCTACGTGAAGCTCTCCGAGCTGACCAACCGGATGCCGATCGGCCGGCTCTACTGCGCCGACGACACCGTGTGGGCGTCCATCCCCGTCTTCGGCCGCAACTTCCAGGCCACCCACCTCATGCTGGCGGTCCAGGTGATGACCGGGCTGGCGGACGAGCTGGACGACCGCCTGCACGGCGAGTTCGGCGGGAAGCGCTTCTTCGGCGAGGGCGACAAGCCCGTCAAGCGGGACCAGGGCGAACACCGCACCGGCATGTACCTCTGA
- a CDS encoding DUF6457 domain-containing protein has protein sequence MTVMDDWVTAACAELDLDPAQVPVPAVLDLAKDVAHQVLRPGAPVSAYLLGLAVGRGADPAGAAARLSALAAQWPVGLDAERPGGTPA, from the coding sequence ATGACGGTCATGGACGACTGGGTGACGGCGGCCTGTGCCGAGCTGGACCTCGACCCCGCCCAGGTGCCGGTGCCGGCCGTGCTCGACCTGGCCAAGGACGTTGCGCACCAGGTGCTGCGCCCGGGCGCGCCCGTCAGCGCGTACCTCCTCGGGCTCGCGGTCGGGCGGGGCGCGGACCCGGCCGGCGCCGCAGCCCGGCTCAGCGCGCTGGCCGCCCAGTGGCCGGTGGGGCTCGACGCCGAGCGGCCGGGCGGGACACCCGCCTGA
- a CDS encoding GAP family protein, with protein MSVGLLLTLAGLALVDSTSIGTLFIPVWLLLAPGPVNARRILGYLGTIVVFYFGVGLLLALGGSRLADVLGGAMDNRPVLWAQLVLGVGLFVLSFRYDGKRRPRSGGVLRWRDRATAGDSSARWLVGLALLAALAEVATMLPYLGAVGLLTTSGLGAAEMVGLLAGYCLVMVLPAVLLLAARVTLPRLIEPVLARLNAWIMRTSGSMLGWVLGIAGFLLARDAAFRLGLFS; from the coding sequence ATGAGTGTCGGACTGCTGCTGACGCTCGCCGGCCTGGCCCTGGTCGACAGCACGAGCATCGGCACGCTCTTCATCCCCGTCTGGCTGCTGCTCGCACCCGGGCCGGTCAACGCCCGCCGGATCCTCGGCTACCTCGGCACCATCGTCGTCTTCTACTTCGGCGTCGGGCTGCTGCTCGCCCTCGGCGGCAGCCGGCTGGCCGACGTCCTCGGCGGGGCGATGGACAACCGGCCGGTGCTCTGGGCCCAACTCGTCCTCGGGGTCGGGCTGTTCGTGCTGAGCTTCCGCTACGACGGCAAGCGGCGTCCGCGCAGCGGAGGCGTGCTGCGCTGGCGGGACCGGGCCACCGCCGGCGACTCCTCGGCGCGGTGGCTGGTGGGGCTGGCGCTGCTCGCCGCGCTCGCGGAGGTGGCGACGATGCTGCCGTACCTCGGCGCGGTCGGCCTGCTGACCACCTCGGGTCTCGGCGCGGCCGAGATGGTGGGGCTGCTCGCCGGCTACTGCCTGGTCATGGTGCTGCCGGCGGTGCTGCTGCTGGCGGCCCGGGTGACCCTGCCGAGGCTGATCGAGCCGGTGCTGGCCCGGCTCAACGCCTGGATCATGCGGACCTCCGGCAGCATGCTCGGCTGGGTCCTCGGCATCGCCGGCTTCCTGCTGGCCCGCGACGCCGCGTTCCGGCTGGGGCTGTTCAGCTAG
- a CDS encoding acyltransferase domain-containing protein produces the protein MDLDDTAARLGVPVEDVERVHRLAGDRPSAPLPARADAPAILDRLAVRPDDAAEIMAGWPDSDSPLWTPELRWLLDRSIALVRADLGGHGWLPPGPELPRERGPAWRHLYVYAYLALLDAVRGYHRDHGIADAVSWATLADLGRNLAIDRRMQREGWPVMQSWLTLHARGGLYELGRLQHQRGGTALDLHIPEAGPLTSEAVAASLDQARAFFPRHFPDEHYTAFACGLWLLDPQLLEYLPDDSNIVRFQRMFELEPYEEPEGLDADVEVLRFVFRTLTTPLDELPRHTVLQRAIVDHLKAGRHWRIRRGRFPF, from the coding sequence GTGGACCTGGACGACACCGCCGCCCGGCTCGGGGTGCCCGTCGAGGACGTCGAACGCGTACACCGGCTCGCCGGTGACCGGCCGTCGGCTCCGCTGCCCGCCAGGGCCGACGCGCCCGCGATCCTCGACCGGCTCGCGGTACGGCCGGACGACGCCGCCGAGATCATGGCGGGCTGGCCCGACTCCGACTCCCCACTCTGGACGCCGGAGCTCCGCTGGCTGCTCGACCGGTCGATCGCCCTGGTCCGCGCCGATCTCGGGGGCCACGGTTGGCTGCCGCCCGGTCCGGAGTTGCCGCGCGAGCGGGGTCCCGCCTGGCGGCATCTCTACGTGTACGCGTACCTCGCCCTGCTCGACGCTGTCAGGGGATACCACCGCGACCACGGCATCGCCGACGCCGTTTCGTGGGCGACCCTCGCGGACCTGGGCCGCAACCTCGCGATCGACCGGCGAATGCAGCGCGAGGGCTGGCCGGTCATGCAGAGCTGGCTGACGCTGCACGCCCGCGGCGGCCTCTACGAGCTGGGCCGGCTGCAACACCAGCGCGGCGGCACCGCCCTCGACCTGCACATCCCCGAGGCGGGGCCGCTCACCTCGGAAGCGGTCGCGGCGTCGCTCGACCAAGCCCGCGCGTTCTTCCCGCGTCACTTCCCCGACGAGCACTACACCGCGTTCGCCTGTGGCTTGTGGCTGCTCGACCCGCAGCTACTGGAGTACCTGCCCGACGACTCCAACATCGTCCGGTTCCAGCGGATGTTCGAGCTGGAGCCCTACGAGGAGCCGGAAGGGCTGGACGCCGACGTCGAGGTGCTGCGGTTCGTGTTCCGCACCCTGACCACGCCACTCGACGAACTGCCGCGCCACACCGTGCTCCAGCGCGCGATCGTCGATCACCTGAAGGCCGGCCGCCACTGGCGCATCCGCCGAGGCCGTTTCCCGTTCTAG
- a CDS encoding beta-propeller domain-containing protein — protein sequence MTRGAPIFAVGTLAALTLLGGSAIPAVPPDPPGPRQPTAAPVLVSYDSCAEALAGLRAAAAASVGPWGFGDGWRTGAAFSEAAKGASGSRASAQSAQPAQEHSTTNVHEAGADEPDLVKTDGRRIVTVTRGVLRVVDPAARRETGRLDLTRTMPELSWGEQANLLLHGDRALVLTQVGPEMQPATRGARPRTAPRLILVDLAGTPRVLGTYRMDGNLVDARQTGSTARVVVRTGPRLVFPYAERGTDATRTAANRAVIATAGVEAWLPAYEWTAGAERHAGRVGCDRLSRPPAWSGTSMLTVLSFDLGRDRLGDGDPVSVAADATTAYGTGSSLYLAGERPETTRPGPPSGGVRRRGPQVTEIHRFDTGAPGRPRYVASGSVPGSLVNQYALSEWQGHLRVATTTGDTWGARPTSESAVHVLRPDGGTLVSTGAVTGLGPGERIYSVRFLGGSAYMVTFRLTDPLYAVDLRDPTAPRVTGELKITGYSAYLHPLPEGRLLGVGQEADRRGRTQGLQVSLFDVRDPARPSRLDQWHVPRAYSALEHDTHAFLHHPETGLVALPVGDDVRLLRVSGTDIGEVGTVSHTGPSGPVLRSLLVGDVLWTVSAAGLRATDPATARSLDWLPVT from the coding sequence ATGACACGGGGAGCCCCCATCTTCGCGGTCGGCACGCTGGCCGCGCTCACCCTGCTCGGCGGCAGCGCGATCCCGGCGGTGCCGCCCGACCCACCGGGCCCCCGGCAGCCCACGGCCGCGCCCGTGCTGGTCTCCTACGACTCCTGCGCCGAGGCGCTGGCCGGGCTCCGCGCCGCCGCCGCAGCCTCCGTCGGCCCGTGGGGCTTCGGTGACGGCTGGCGTACGGGTGCCGCCTTCAGCGAGGCCGCGAAGGGCGCGTCCGGGTCCCGGGCGTCGGCCCAGTCCGCCCAGCCCGCGCAGGAGCACTCCACGACCAACGTGCACGAGGCCGGCGCCGACGAGCCGGACCTCGTCAAGACCGACGGGCGGCGGATCGTGACCGTCACCCGGGGCGTGCTGCGGGTGGTGGACCCGGCCGCCCGGCGGGAGACCGGCCGCCTCGACCTCACGCGGACGATGCCGGAGCTGAGCTGGGGAGAGCAGGCCAACCTGCTGCTGCACGGCGACCGGGCGCTGGTGCTGACGCAGGTCGGCCCGGAGATGCAGCCGGCGACCCGTGGCGCGCGGCCCCGCACCGCCCCGCGCCTGATCCTCGTCGACCTCGCGGGCACGCCACGGGTGCTCGGCACCTACCGGATGGACGGCAACCTCGTCGACGCCCGGCAGACCGGGTCCACCGCGCGGGTCGTGGTCCGCACCGGCCCCCGGCTGGTCTTCCCGTACGCCGAACGGGGCACCGACGCGACGCGGACCGCCGCCAACCGCGCGGTGATCGCCACCGCCGGGGTGGAGGCGTGGCTGCCCGCGTACGAGTGGACGGCCGGGGCGGAGCGGCACGCCGGCCGGGTCGGCTGTGACCGGCTGAGCCGCCCGCCCGCCTGGTCCGGCACGTCGATGCTGACCGTGCTGAGCTTCGACCTCGGCCGCGACCGCCTCGGTGACGGCGATCCGGTCAGCGTCGCCGCCGACGCGACCACCGCCTACGGCACCGGGTCCAGCCTCTACCTCGCCGGGGAGCGGCCGGAGACGACCCGGCCCGGCCCGCCCAGCGGGGGCGTCCGGCGGCGCGGGCCCCAGGTCACCGAGATCCACCGGTTCGACACCGGCGCGCCCGGGCGTCCCCGCTACGTGGCCTCCGGCTCGGTGCCCGGCTCGCTCGTCAACCAGTACGCGCTCTCGGAGTGGCAGGGGCACCTGCGGGTGGCCACCACCACCGGCGACACGTGGGGCGCCCGCCCCACCTCCGAGTCGGCCGTCCACGTGCTGCGCCCCGACGGGGGCACGCTGGTTAGCACGGGCGCGGTCACCGGCCTCGGCCCCGGCGAGCGGATCTACTCCGTGCGCTTCCTCGGCGGCTCCGCGTACATGGTCACGTTCCGGCTCACCGACCCGCTCTACGCGGTCGACCTGCGCGACCCGACCGCGCCCCGGGTCACCGGCGAGCTGAAGATCACCGGGTACTCGGCGTACCTGCACCCGCTGCCGGAGGGCCGGCTGCTCGGGGTGGGCCAGGAGGCCGACCGGCGGGGGCGGACGCAAGGGCTCCAGGTGTCGCTGTTCGACGTCCGCGATCCGGCCCGTCCGAGCCGACTCGACCAGTGGCACGTGCCGAGGGCGTACTCCGCGCTGGAGCACGACACGCACGCCTTCCTGCACCACCCGGAGACGGGCCTGGTGGCGTTGCCGGTCGGCGACGACGTACGCCTGCTGCGGGTGTCCGGGACCGACATCGGCGAGGTCGGCACGGTCTCCCACACCGGCCCGTCGGGCCCGGTGCTGCGGTCGCTGCTGGTCGGGGACGTGCTCTGGACCGTCTCCGCCGCCGGCCTGCGGGCCACCGACCCGGCCACCGCCCGGAGCCTCGACTGGCTCCCCGTGACCTGA
- the fdhD gene encoding formate dehydrogenase accessory sulfurtransferase FdhD: MGRATDRRGVLRIDLDAAAATGRTSVRRQDSLAVEEPLEIRVGAAGPGRRRPLAVTMRTPGDDLDLAIGFLLTEGLIRAADDVRTAQLCAGAETPNTYNVVDVVLAPGVPEPAVDPARNFYTTSSCGVCGKASIDAVRTRSVFAVGDDPLTVPAAVLTALPDRLRAAQRGFDRTGGLHAAGLFTADGDLVVLREDVGRHNAVDKVVGWAVRERRLPLAGHVLLVSGRASFELTQKAWMAGVPLLAAVSAPSTLAVELAEEAGLTLVGFLRGDAMNVYARPDRVATAGTAT, encoded by the coding sequence ATGGGACGGGCGACTGACCGGCGCGGCGTGCTCCGCATCGACCTCGACGCGGCGGCGGCCACCGGCCGCACCTCGGTACGCCGGCAGGACAGCCTGGCCGTGGAGGAACCGCTGGAGATCCGGGTCGGTGCGGCCGGCCCCGGGCGGCGACGGCCGCTCGCGGTGACCATGCGTACGCCCGGCGACGATCTCGACCTGGCGATCGGCTTCCTGCTGACCGAGGGGCTGATCCGCGCCGCCGACGACGTACGCACCGCGCAGCTCTGCGCCGGCGCGGAGACGCCCAACACGTACAACGTGGTGGACGTGGTGCTGGCACCCGGCGTGCCCGAACCCGCCGTCGACCCGGCGCGGAACTTCTACACCACCAGCTCCTGCGGGGTGTGCGGCAAGGCGAGCATCGACGCCGTGCGTACCCGATCGGTCTTCGCGGTGGGCGACGACCCGCTGACCGTGCCGGCGGCGGTCCTGACCGCGCTGCCGGACCGGCTGCGCGCGGCGCAGCGCGGCTTCGACCGCACGGGCGGCCTGCACGCGGCGGGTCTGTTCACCGCCGACGGCGACCTGGTGGTGCTGCGGGAGGACGTGGGCCGACACAACGCCGTCGACAAGGTGGTCGGCTGGGCGGTCCGCGAGCGGCGGCTACCGCTGGCCGGGCACGTCCTGCTGGTCTCCGGGCGGGCGAGCTTCGAGCTGACCCAGAAGGCGTGGATGGCGGGGGTGCCGCTGCTCGCGGCGGTCTCCGCGCCGAGCACCCTGGCGGTGGAGCTGGCCGAGGAGGCCGGGCTGACGCTGGTCGGCTTCCTGCGCGGCGACGCGATGAACGTCTACGCCCGCCCCGACCGCGTGGCCACGGCCGGAACAGCCACCTGA
- a CDS encoding bacterial proteasome activator family protein: MVPMTEAHSAGQNDEPGQDGTGRSGTVVVVGPDGRPVGTVQTDEAHGEDPTRLVEQPAKVMRIGSMIKQLLEEVKAAPLDDASRHRMREIHERSIVELKEGLAPELREELERISLPFTEEKAPSEGELRIAHAQLVGWLEGLFHGIQAALVAQQMAARVQLEQMRSGRQALPSGPGAGMLPGMPGMGQPPQGGEGHSTGQYL, encoded by the coding sequence ATGGTTCCCATGACCGAAGCGCACTCCGCTGGACAGAACGACGAGCCGGGCCAGGATGGCACCGGTCGCTCCGGAACGGTGGTGGTGGTGGGCCCGGACGGGCGGCCCGTCGGCACCGTGCAGACCGACGAGGCACACGGCGAGGACCCGACCCGACTGGTCGAGCAGCCGGCCAAGGTGATGCGGATCGGCAGCATGATCAAGCAGCTGCTGGAGGAGGTCAAGGCCGCCCCGCTCGACGATGCCAGCCGGCACCGGATGCGGGAGATCCACGAGCGGTCGATCGTCGAGCTGAAGGAGGGGCTCGCCCCCGAGCTGCGCGAGGAGCTGGAGCGCATCTCGCTGCCCTTCACCGAGGAGAAGGCGCCCAGCGAGGGCGAGCTGCGCATCGCGCACGCCCAGCTCGTCGGCTGGCTGGAGGGCCTGTTCCACGGCATCCAGGCGGCCCTGGTCGCGCAGCAGATGGCCGCCCGCGTGCAGCTGGAGCAGATGCGCTCCGGCCGGCAGGCGCTGCCGAGCGGCCCGGGCGCCGGCATGCTGCCGGGCATGCCGGGGATGGGCCAGCCGCCGCAGGGCGGCGAGGGCCACAGCACCGGCCAGTACCTCTGA
- the ddaH gene encoding dimethylargininase, producing MVTVNQQRVPRKRTYLMCSPEHFAVEYAINPWMDVSTPVDSELAVKQWDRLRETLVGLGHEVHLLTPERGLPDMVYAANGAFVVDGTVYGAQFKHEQRAAEAAAHRAFYESRGWRFIAPIETNEGEGDFAYLPEAHGGLILAGHGFRTELPAHAEAQEALGRPVVSLRLVDPRFYHLDVALASIDDENVVYYPGAFSAASQRVLTQLFPDAVVADAEDALAFGLNLVSDGLNVVLNSEATRLAGKLKAAGYHPVPVELAELKKGGGSVKCCIAELRP from the coding sequence TTGGTCACCGTGAACCAGCAGCGAGTCCCGCGAAAGCGGACATATCTCATGTGCTCGCCCGAGCACTTCGCGGTCGAGTACGCGATCAACCCGTGGATGGACGTGTCCACCCCGGTCGACTCGGAGCTTGCGGTCAAGCAGTGGGACCGGCTGCGGGAGACCCTGGTCGGCCTCGGCCACGAGGTGCACCTGCTGACGCCCGAGCGGGGCCTGCCCGACATGGTCTACGCGGCCAACGGGGCGTTCGTGGTCGACGGCACGGTCTACGGCGCGCAGTTCAAGCACGAACAGCGGGCCGCCGAGGCCGCCGCCCACCGGGCCTTCTACGAGTCGCGGGGCTGGCGGTTCATCGCGCCGATCGAGACCAACGAGGGCGAGGGCGACTTCGCGTACCTGCCGGAGGCGCACGGTGGGCTGATCCTCGCCGGGCACGGCTTCCGTACCGAGCTGCCGGCGCACGCGGAGGCGCAGGAGGCGCTGGGCCGGCCCGTGGTGTCGCTGCGCCTGGTCGACCCGCGCTTCTACCACCTGGACGTCGCGCTCGCCTCCATCGACGACGAGAACGTCGTCTACTACCCGGGCGCCTTCTCCGCCGCCAGCCAGCGGGTGCTCACCCAGCTCTTCCCCGACGCGGTGGTCGCCGACGCCGAGGACGCCCTGGCCTTCGGCCTCAACCTGGTCAGCGACGGGCTCAACGTGGTGCTCAACAGCGAGGCGACCCGGCTGGCCGGGAAGCTGAAGGCGGCCGGCTACCACCCGGTCCCGGTCGAGCTGGCCGAGCTGAAGAAGGGCGGCGGCAGCGTGAAGTGCTGCATCGCCGAACTCCGCCCCTGA
- a CDS encoding Lrp/AsnC family transcriptional regulator, producing the protein MQIDAVDQRIIALLVADARASYADIGQRVSLSAPAVKRRVDRLRSAGVIRGFTAVVDPAAVGWTTEAFVELFCAGRTTPAQIGVATRRHPEVVGAYTVSGEADALVHLRAADIAHLEAALERLRAEPFVTSTRSTIVLSRLVESPGVGPSPR; encoded by the coding sequence TTGCAGATAGATGCCGTAGACCAGCGGATCATTGCGTTGCTCGTCGCGGACGCCCGCGCCTCGTACGCGGACATCGGCCAGCGGGTGTCGCTCTCCGCCCCGGCGGTCAAGCGGCGGGTCGACCGGCTGCGGTCGGCCGGCGTGATCCGGGGCTTCACCGCCGTCGTCGACCCCGCCGCCGTCGGCTGGACCACGGAGGCGTTCGTCGAGTTGTTCTGCGCCGGACGCACCACGCCGGCGCAGATCGGGGTGGCCACCCGCCGGCACCCCGAGGTGGTGGGCGCGTACACCGTCTCGGGCGAGGCCGACGCGCTCGTACACCTGAGGGCCGCCGACATCGCGCACCTGGAGGCGGCGTTGGAGCGGCTGCGGGCCGAGCCCTTCGTGACCTCGACCCGGAGCACCATCGTGCTCTCCCGGCTGGTCGAGTCCCCCGGCGTCGGTCCCTCCCCCCGCTGA
- the mobA gene encoding molybdenum cofactor guanylyltransferase: MDAYAAVVLAGGAARRMGGVDKPARTVGGLPMRERVLAAVADAAPRILVGPPGPVPAGVRLTREDPPGGGPVAASAAGLALLDPGTPVVALLAADLPLLTRAAVGELLDHLDAGHDGACYVDVDGRRQTLCGVWRVAPLRAALDRLATERAGGRPGSSVASLAGAPIRALLAGLRVREVPWAGGGPPPWFDCDTDEDVRRAEEWTR, from the coding sequence ATGGACGCGTACGCGGCGGTGGTGCTGGCGGGCGGGGCAGCGCGGCGGATGGGGGGCGTCGACAAGCCGGCCCGGACGGTCGGCGGCCTGCCCATGCGGGAGCGTGTGCTCGCGGCGGTCGCCGACGCCGCGCCGCGCATCCTGGTCGGCCCGCCCGGACCGGTGCCCGCCGGGGTGCGGCTGACCCGGGAGGATCCGCCGGGCGGCGGTCCCGTCGCCGCCTCGGCGGCCGGGCTGGCCCTGCTCGACCCCGGTACGCCGGTGGTCGCCCTGCTCGCCGCCGACCTGCCCCTGCTCACCCGCGCGGCGGTCGGGGAGCTGCTCGACCACCTCGACGCCGGCCACGACGGCGCCTGCTACGTCGACGTCGACGGCCGGCGGCAGACCCTCTGCGGCGTCTGGCGGGTGGCTCCGCTGCGCGCCGCCCTGGACCGCCTCGCCACCGAGCGCGCTGGCGGGCGCCCCGGCAGCTCCGTCGCGTCGCTGGCCGGGGCACCGATCAGGGCGCTGCTCGCCGGGCTGCGGGTGCGCGAGGTGCCGTGGGCCGGTGGTGGCCCGCCGCCCTGGTTCGACTGCGACACTGACGAGGACGTACGCCGGGCGGAGGAGTGGACGCGATGA
- a CDS encoding ABC transporter substrate-binding protein, whose product MSQMNRRRALQLLAALGTAGLVAGCGTDDADGESASPGSPIKIGLVAPTSGGLKAIGDEITNGFQLFLDLNEKLLGGHPTTLLTADEGESVKTGKAAVEGLLKQGVLALTGVVDANVMSGIRDTVEQARVPLIGSNASPSSLQSVVYIWRTSYVLDEAGRALGRYLREQLPDSARLAIIAPDSVPAQDVIRGFRQEFGESDPRIKDATVSTGVHTNPSKSAYRADIRTALGRNPSAVFCFFAGPAAVEFIKQLRIEGFTGKVYAPGFLTEGAVLSSVKAEDALGIQTALNYSSDLNNTANRRFASAYRKKHGTSPTTYAMASYDAAQVLDQAIRLAGGSPTPQQVNLALGKIGQIDSPRGLWQFNQPRTPQQKWYLREVQLDGQVLSNVLVTELATLG is encoded by the coding sequence GTGTCGCAGATGAACCGCAGGCGGGCCCTCCAACTCCTGGCCGCTCTCGGTACGGCCGGACTGGTCGCCGGATGCGGCACCGACGACGCCGACGGCGAGTCGGCCAGCCCCGGAAGCCCCATCAAGATCGGCCTCGTGGCGCCGACCAGCGGCGGCCTCAAGGCGATCGGCGATGAGATCACCAACGGCTTCCAGCTCTTCCTCGACCTCAACGAGAAGCTGCTGGGTGGGCACCCGACCACCCTGCTCACCGCCGACGAGGGCGAGAGCGTCAAGACCGGCAAGGCGGCCGTCGAAGGGCTGCTCAAGCAGGGCGTACTCGCCCTCACCGGCGTGGTCGACGCGAACGTCATGTCCGGCATCCGGGACACCGTCGAGCAGGCCCGGGTGCCCCTGATCGGCTCCAACGCCTCGCCGTCCAGCCTCCAGAGCGTCGTCTACATCTGGCGGACGTCGTACGTGCTGGACGAGGCGGGCCGGGCACTGGGTCGCTACCTGCGCGAACAGCTGCCGGACTCGGCGCGGCTGGCGATCATCGCGCCGGACAGCGTCCCCGCCCAGGACGTCATCCGGGGCTTCCGGCAGGAGTTCGGCGAGTCCGACCCCCGGATCAAGGACGCCACGGTCTCCACGGGCGTCCACACCAACCCGTCCAAGTCCGCGTACCGGGCCGACATCCGCACGGCGCTGGGCCGGAACCCGTCGGCGGTGTTCTGCTTCTTCGCCGGGCCGGCGGCCGTCGAGTTCATCAAGCAGCTGCGCATCGAGGGGTTCACCGGCAAGGTGTACGCCCCCGGCTTCCTCACCGAGGGCGCGGTGCTCAGCAGCGTCAAGGCCGAGGACGCGCTGGGCATCCAGACGGCCCTCAACTACTCGTCCGACCTGAACAACACGGCCAACCGCCGGTTCGCCTCCGCGTACCGCAAGAAGCACGGCACCTCGCCCACCACCTACGCCATGGCCTCGTACGACGCCGCGCAGGTGCTCGACCAGGCGATCCGGCTCGCGGGCGGTTCACCCACCCCGCAGCAGGTCAACCTCGCCCTCGGCAAGATCGGCCAGATCGACAGCCCGCGCGGGCTGTGGCAGTTCAACCAGCCCCGTACGCCGCAGCAGAAGTGGTACCTGCGCGAGGTGCAGCTCGACGGGCAGGTCCTCTCGAACGTCCTGGTGACCGAACTGGCCACCCTGGGCTGA